From the genome of Vigna angularis cultivar LongXiaoDou No.4 chromosome 11, ASM1680809v1, whole genome shotgun sequence, one region includes:
- the LOC108321509 gene encoding uncharacterized protein LOC108321509: protein MAGSHRRDVQYEVGAWVYVKLRPYRQTSLVGKTPQKLAKRYFGPFQILNRIGPVAYHLALPETSKIHQVFHCSILKPHHGPPPSVAGTLPSSNYNNGPLLSPLVILGTRENISGESSHLEVLVQWQGLPPEEATWEPWKDIQRTFNLEDKVLLQDARNDTICIQEESGSTARPKRNTRRPTNWDEYVH, encoded by the coding sequence ATGGCTGGTTCTCATCGCCGCGATGTTCAGTATGAGGTGGGAGCTTGGGTTTATGTTAAACTCAGGCCATATCGCCAAACTTCTCTTGTCGGTAAGACTCCACAGAAATTGGCGAAACGTTATTTTGGACCATTTCAAATCCTTAATCGGATTGGGCCGGTGGCCTATCATTTGGCTCTTCCTGAGACTTCAAAAATCCATCAAGTATTTCACTGTTCTATTTTGAAACCACATCATGGGCCTCCACCTTCAGTAGCGGGAACGCTTCCGTcaagtaattataataatggGCCTTTACTTAGTCCATTAGTCATATTAGGAACCCGTGAGAATATTTCTGGTGAGTCTTCACACTTGGAAGTTCTGGTGCAATGGCAAGGTCTTCCTCCAGAAGAAGCTACTTGGGAGCCTTGGAAAGATATTCAACGTActttcaaccttgaggacaaggttctTCTGCAAGACGCGAGGAATGATACAATATGCATCCAGGAGGAGAGTGGATCAACTGCTAGGCCCAAGAGAAATACTAGGAGACCCACAAATTGGGATGAATACGTGCACTGA
- the LOC108321508 gene encoding uncharacterized protein LOC108321508, whose translation MTTSQPSTIDLLIEQVSRLTARIDDLSSEVASIKQKPLTQSSFPKQTPKIRLDCPRFDGSNTLDWIFAVTRFFDYHQTPEVDRLQIISFYMDGPALSWFQWMERNQFLRSWKDFLHSLETRFAPSRFQNVKGRLCKLYQTRSVLQYLNDFEGLANRVTDVPPSFLLECFISGLHPDIQREVLAFQPVSFSEAAELAKLQEDKFNSIEQPQRSSTVPVARSLPTTPRQALLPTPLTPTVPFKRLSASEMQNRRERGLCYNCDEKYNPGHRCKSRFFLLVHDDEETISSDLPPDDSTASTIPDSAQLSLNALSGHFNSKMFCVTGQILEHSVCILIDSGSSHNFLQSKRAHELGLPFQPTKPLSVMVGNGHALTCSQVCTQVPLLIQNQAFMVDFHLIDLCGPEAVLGVQWLQSLGPVLTDYEHLTMQFTWSGQMAKLIGDVNNDSLPLSVHHLRKLYKWGHIAECFHLTVLPPPVSNSATYFCVIPTDNHELSTLLNRFQSLFEEPSSLPPERPTDHAITLLPNSAPVKVRPYRYPYSQKQEIEAQVARMLVSGEIQPSTSAFSSPVLLVKKKDNTWRCCVDYRALNAITVPNSFPIPTIDELLDELGSAIWFSKLDLLQGYHQIRMKLDDIHKTAFRTHDGHFEFRVLPFGLWNAPATFQATMNALFRLHLRKFIIVFFMTYRYSCRGRSNLMCN comes from the coding sequence ATGACGACCTCTCAACCGTCTACAATAGACCTTCTCATTGAGCAAGTGTCACGACTCACAGCTCGCATCGATGATCTTTCTTCAGAGGTTGCTTCCATCAAACAAAAACCCTTAACGCAATCATCTTTTCCGAAGCAAACTCCCAAGATTCGGTTGGATTGTCCTCGTTTTGATGGGTCCAACACGTTAGACTGGATTTTTGCCGTTACTCGTTTTTTCGACTATCACCAAACCCCAGAAGTCGATCGTCTTCAGATCATTTCCTTTTATATGGATGGACCCGCCCTTAGTTGGTTTCAGTGGATGGAGAGAAATCAGTTCCTTCGTTCTTGGAAGGATTTCTTACACTCGTTGGAAACACGCTTTGCTCCATCTCGTTTTCAGAATGTGAAGGGACGACTCTGCAAGCTTTACCAGACTCGGTCTGTTTTGCAATATCTCAATGATTTTGAAGGCCTTGCAAATCGGGTCACCGACGTTCCTCCTTCTTTTTTGCTCGAGTGTTTCATATCTGGTCTTCATCCAGACATTCAGCGTGAGGTGCTCGCCTTCCAGCCGGTGTCGTTTTCGGAAGCGGCGGAGTTGGCCAAGCTTCAAGAGGACAAATTTAACTCTATCGAACAGCCTCAACGGAGTTCCACTGTACCAGTTGCACGATCTCTACCAACGACACCACGCCAAGCTCTCCTCCCCACACCACTTACGCCAACTGTTCCATTTAAGCGTTTGTCAGCTTCGGAAATGCAAAATCGTCGTGAACGTGGGTTATGTTACAACTGTGATGAGAAATATAATCCTGGGCATCGTTGCAAGTCTCGTTTCTTTCTTCTCGTGCATGACGATGAGGAGACTATATCTTCCGATCTTCCTCCAGACGATTCTACTGCTTCCACTATCCCTGACTCTGCGCAGTTGAGTTTAAATGCATTATCAGGGCATTTTAATTCCAAAATGTTTTGCGTCACCGGACAAATATTGGAGCATTCCGTTTGCATTCTCATTGATAGCGGAAGTTCTCATAATTTTCTTCAATCTAAGCGAGCCCATGAATTGGGTTTACCTTTTCAGCCTACGAAACCACTATCGGTGATGGTTGGCAATGGACATGCCTTGACTTGCTCTCAGGTTTGCACTCAGGTCCCTCTCTTAATCCAGAATCAAGCTTTTATGGTggattttcatttaattgatcTTTGCGGGCCCGAGGCCGTGTTGGGAGTGCAATGGCTTCAGAGTTTGGGACCTGTTTTAACCGACTATGAACACCTTACCATGCAATTTACTTGGTCAGGCCAAATGGCCAAATTGATAGGTGACGTTAATAATGATTCTTTGCCACTGTCGGTTCATCATTTACGTAAATTGTACAAGTGGGGCCATATTGCTGAATGTTTTCATCTTACTGTGTTGCCGCCGCCTGTGTCAAACTCTGCTacatacttttgtgtgattccaACCGATAATCATGAACTTTCCACTTTATTGAATCGGTTCCAATCCTTATTTGAGGAGCCTTCTTCCTTACCCCCTGAACGACCCACTGACCATGCTATTACTTTATTACCCAACTCTGCTCCTGTTAAGGTTCGCCCATATCGTTATCCTTATTCtcaaaaacaagaaattgaagcTCAAGTGGCCCGAATGCTTGTTTCAGGAGAGATTCAGCCTAGTACCAGTGCATTTTCATCTCCGGTCCTCTTGGTTAAGAAGAAAGATAACACTTGGCGCTGTTGTGTTGATTACAGGGCTTTGAATGCCATCACTGTTCCAAATAGTTTTCCCATACCCACCATTGATGAATTATTGGATGAATTGGGGTCTGCCATTTGGTTTTCCAAATTGGATTTACTACAAGGATATCATCAGATTCGCATGAAGTTGGACGACATTCATAAAACTGCCTTTCGTACCCACGATGGGCATTTTGAGTTTCGGGTTCTCCCATTCGGTCTTTGGAATGCGCCTGCAACTTTTCAAGCCACCATGAACGCCCTCTTTCGACTGCATCTGCGTAAATTTATCATCGTTTTTTTTATGACATACAGATACAGCTGTCGCGGccgatcaaatttgatgtgcaattaa